In Capsicum annuum cultivar UCD-10X-F1 chromosome 11, UCD10Xv1.1, whole genome shotgun sequence, one genomic interval encodes:
- the LOC107848022 gene encoding argininosuccinate synthase, chloroplastic, with translation MAQVQAISSCSSVNLLFKGSIKSSPRIQDKFWCAKKLDSLQELGVKASEFNGLAIAHNRSNSALPCANHAIQAVLTNDKETTNSTPVGEKPLRKKLNKVVLAYSGGLDTSVIVPWLREKYGCEVVCFTADVGQGIKELEGLEAKAKASGACQLVVKDLQEEFVKDFVFPCLRAGAIYERKYLLGTSMARPVIAKAMVDVAREVGADAVSHGCTGKGNDQVRFELTFFALNPELSVVAPWREWEITGREDAIEYAKKHNVPVPVTKKSIYSRDRNLWHLSHEGDILEDPANEPMKDMYMMSVDPQDAPDQPEYVNIGIISGIPVSLNGKELSPATLLSVLNEIGGRHGIGRIDMVENRLVGMKSRGVYETPGGTILFRAVQELESLTLDRETIQVKDSLALKYAELVYAGRWFDPLRESIDAFMENITKTTTGSVTLKLYKGSVSVTGRQSPHSLYRQDISSFESGDIYNQADAAGFIRLYGLPTRVRAMLEKGL, from the exons ATGGCTCAAGTTCAAGCAATTTCTTCATGTTCTTCTGTCAATCTTCTCTTCAAGGGCTCAATAAAAA GTTCACCAAGGATTCAAGATAAGTTTTGGTGTGCTAAAAAGTTGGATTCCTTACAAGAG CTTGGTGTAAAAGCTAGTGAATTTAATGGTCTTGCAATTGCTCATAACCGTTCTAACTCGGCTTTGCCTTGTGCCAACCATG CTATCCAGGCAGTATTGACCAATGACAAAGAGACAACAAACTCCACCCCCGTTGGGGAGAAACCTCTTCGCAAAAAATTGAACAAGGTGGTTCTAGCTTATAGTGGTGGGTTGGACACTTCAGTTATTGTACCCTGGTTAAG GGAGAAATATGGGTGTGAGGTTGTTTGTTTCACTGCAGATGTTGGTCAA GGGATTAAGGAATTGGAAGGCTTGGAAGCTAAGGCCAAGGCTAGTGGGGCTTGTCAATTAGTGGTGAAGGATCTGCAAGAAGAATTTGTGAAAGATTTCGTATTTCCTTGTCTGCGAGCTGGTGCTATCTATGAAAGGAAATACTTGCTTGGTACATCAATGGCCCGCCCTGTTATTGCTAAG GCAATGGTTGATGTTGCCAGAGAGGTTGGAGCTGATGCTGTTTCTCATGGATGCACAGGAAAGGGAAATGATCAG GTCCGTTTCGAGCTGACATTCTTTGCTCTGAATCCTGAACTGAGTGTTGTTGCCCCTTGGAGGGAATGGGAAATAACAGGAAGAGAGGATGCTATTGAATATGCTAAGAAGCACAACGTACCGGTTCCTGTAACAAAGAAATCTATCTATAGTAGAGACAGAAACTTGTGGCATCTTAGTCATGAG GGAGATATTCTGGAAGACCCTGCAAATGAGCCAATGAAGGATATGTATATGATGTCAGTTGATCCCCAAGATGCACCTGATCAACCTGA GTATGTAAACATTGGGATAATCTCTGGTATTCCTGTTTCACTAAATGGAAAGGAGCTCTCTCCCGCAACTCTTCTTTCTGTGCTGAATGAAATTGGCGGAAGACATGGAATTGGACGAATAGACATGGTTGAAAACAGGCTCGTTGGAATGAAGAGCCGTGGAGTATATGAAACCCCTGGGGGAACAATCCTTTTCAGAGCTGTGCAAGAACTTGAGTCTCTAACACTTGATCGTGAAACAATCCAAGTCAAGGATTCTCTTGCCCTCAAATATGCCGAGTTAGTTTATGCTGGCAGGTGGTTTGATCCACTTCGCGAGTCGATAGATGCTTTCATGGAGAATATTACCAAGACTACAACAGGTTCAGTTACTCTGAAACTATACAAAGGATCAGTTTCAGTGACAGGTCGTCAAAGTCCTCATAGTTTGTACAGACAAGATATCTCATCCTTTGAGAGTGGGGATATCTACAATCAGGCCGATGCTGCAGGATTCATTCGTCTGTATGGGCTTCCAACGAGGGTTAGGGCAATGCTTGAGAAGGGTCTTTAA